One genomic region from Thalassotalea sp. PS06 encodes:
- a CDS encoding potassium channel family protein — MLKLTLINTVVVAAVVLIHYEFLWYLSKLLPRFHFARKYRILIGIVGALVAHTIEIWIFGSVFYLMHHDTDFGGFAGDFSGTLLDCVYFSFTTYSTLGFGDITPTGDIRFLTGIASLTGLVLITWTASFLFLEMQRDWGNSE; from the coding sequence ATGCTGAAACTTACTCTGATAAATACCGTGGTGGTAGCTGCAGTGGTGCTCATTCATTATGAGTTTCTTTGGTATTTGTCGAAACTTTTACCTCGGTTTCACTTTGCGCGAAAGTATCGGATATTGATAGGTATTGTCGGCGCTTTGGTAGCTCATACTATCGAAATCTGGATTTTCGGTTCTGTGTTCTATTTGATGCACCATGATACGGATTTTGGAGGATTTGCAGGGGATTTTTCAGGTACTCTGCTCGATTGCGTGTATTTTTCTTTTACAACCTATTCAACACTTGGCTTCGGTGACATCACGCCAACCGGAGACATCCGATTTTTAACGGGGATCGCATCTCTTACCGGACTGGTATTAATTACCTGGACCGCGTCATTTTTATTTCTCGAAATGCAACGAGACTGGGGTAATAGCGAATAA